The Salvelinus namaycush isolate Seneca chromosome 1, SaNama_1.0, whole genome shotgun sequence genome has a window encoding:
- the prrg4 gene encoding transmembrane gamma-carboxyglutamic acid protein 4 has protein sequence MAMLLHLFILYQLLPCGNFACMRKLLHTTGTEDQSKEVFVQEEQANTFLGRHLLANRFDFELFTPGNLERECFEEVCSYEEAREVFENVPQTEDFWKKYTEDEDTRPSRLDVTALLVGLIAAGVAIVIFGLLVWYFCQGSCKDNLSRAGSVRVRPRRSNASLIMRRLDEVSLQPVLLPPPEEIDPPGLPSYEDAIGKTGTHDAPPPPYPGSQPGSIRR, from the exons ATGGCGATGCTTTTGCATTTATTCATACTGTATCAACTGCTTCCCTGTGGAAACTTTGCTTGTATGAGAAAGTTATTACACACCACAGGGACGGAGGACCAGTCAAAAGAAG TTTTTGTGCAAGAGGAGCAGGCAAATACATTCTTAGGACGCCATCTATTGGCCAACCGATTTGACTTTGAGCTCTTCACTCCTGGGAATTTGGAGAGGGAGTGCTTTGAAGAAGTCTGCAGCTATGAGGAAGCACGAGAGGTCTTTGAAAATGTCCCTCAGACT GAGGACTTCTGGAAAAAGTACACCGAGG ATGAGGACACGCGGCCATCGCGGCTGGATGTGACTGCCCTGCTTGTGGGTCTGATCGCGGCAGGGGTGGCCATCGTCATCTTCGGCCTGTTGGTCTGGTACTTCTGCCAGGGGAGTTGTAAGGATAACCTCTCACGTGCAGG CTCTGTTAGGGTGCGTCCAAGGCGCAGTAATGCCTCGCTGATCATGCGGAGACTGGACGAGGTCTCTCTGCAGCCTGTGCTCCTGCCCCCACCAGAGGAGATTGACCCCCCAGGCCTGCCCTCCTATGAGGACGCCATCGGCAAAACCGGAACGCACGACGCCCCACCTCCTCCTTACCCTGG GTCTCAACCTGGAAGTATTCGACGATAG
- the eif3m gene encoding eukaryotic translation initiation factor 3 subunit M isoform X2 — MSVPAFIDITEEDQASELRAYIKAKGAEISEENSEGGLHVDLAQIIEACDVCLKDDDKEVESVMNSIVSLLLILEAEKQETLIESLCEKLVKSREGERPSLRMQLLSNLFHGMDETAPVRYTVYCSLIKVATTCNAIAFIPTDLDQVRKWITDWNLNTEKKHTLLRLVYEALVECKKSEAAAKVMVELLGSYTEDNASQARVDAHRCIVRALKDPNTFLLDHLLALKPVRFLEGELLHDLLTIFVSAKLAAYVKFYQSNKDFIDSLAVRTKMVYCKIDQTQRKVIVSHSTHRTFGKQQWQQLYDSLSSWKGNLATVKTSLQTLSPSA, encoded by the exons ATGAGTGTCCCAGCATTTATCGACATAACCGAAGAGGACCAG GCCTCAGAGCTCAGGGCCTACATCAAAGCCAAAGGAGCAGAGATCTCAGAGGAAAACTCGGAAGGCGGTCTCCATGTGGACCTGGCTCAAATCATCGAGGCCTGTGACGTCTGCCTCAAGGACGACGATAAAG aaGTGGAGAGTGTGATGAACAGCATAGTGTCGCTGCTACTCATCCTGGAGGCGGAGAAACAGGAGACCCTGATCGAGAGTCTGTGTGAGAAGCTGGTCAAGTcccgagagggagagaggccttcCCTCAGGATGCAGCT GCTGAGTAACCTGTTCCATGGTATGGATGAGACAGCCCCAGTGAGgtacacagtctactgcagcctCATCAAGGTAGCAACCACCTGCAACGCCATCGCTTTCATCCCCACGGACCTCGACCAG GTGCGTAAGTGGATCACAGACTGGAACCTGAACACAGAGAAGAAACACACACTGCTAAGGCTGGTGTACGAGGCCCTGGTCGAATGTAAGAAGAG CGAGGCTGCAGCTAAGGTGATGGTGGAGCTGCTGGGGAGTTACACAGAGGACAACGCCTCACAAGCACGCGTTGATGCccacag ATGCATTGTACGAGCCCTGAAAGACCCCAACACCTTCCTGTTGGACCACCTCCTGGCCCTCAAACCTGTCCGCTTCCTAGAGGGAGAACTCCTCCACGAT CTCCTAACCATCTTTGTGAGTGCAAAGCTAGCTGCCTACGTGAAGTTTTACCAGAGCAACAAAGACTTCATCGATTCCCTCG CCGTTCGGACTAAGATGGTGTACTGCAAGATTGACCAGACACAGCGAAAGGTTATCGTGAG CCACAGCACACACCGCACCTTCGGcaagcagcagtggcagcagctcTACGACAGTCTCAGCTCCTGGAAGGGCAATTTGGCAACTGTGAAGACTAGCCTCCAGACCCTGTCCCCCTCCGCctaa
- the eif3m gene encoding eukaryotic translation initiation factor 3 subunit M isoform X1 — MSVPAFIDITEEDQASELRAYIKAKGAEISEENSEGGLHVDLAQIIEACDVCLKDDDKEVESVMNSIVSLLLILEAEKQETLIESLCEKLVKSREGERPSLRMQLLSNLFHGMDETAPVRYTVYCSLIKVATTCNAIAFIPTDLDQVRKWITDWNLNTEKKHTLLRLVYEALVECKKSEAAAKVMVELLGSYTEDNASQARVDAHRCIVRALKDPNTFLLDHLLALKPVRFLEGELLHDLLTIFVSAKLAAYVKFYQSNKDFIDSLGLNHEQNMAKMCLLTFMGMAVEFKEISFDTMQQELQLEEDQVEAFVIDAVRTKMVYCKIDQTQRKVIVSHSTHRTFGKQQWQQLYDSLSSWKGNLATVKTSLQTLSPSA, encoded by the exons ATGAGTGTCCCAGCATTTATCGACATAACCGAAGAGGACCAG GCCTCAGAGCTCAGGGCCTACATCAAAGCCAAAGGAGCAGAGATCTCAGAGGAAAACTCGGAAGGCGGTCTCCATGTGGACCTGGCTCAAATCATCGAGGCCTGTGACGTCTGCCTCAAGGACGACGATAAAG aaGTGGAGAGTGTGATGAACAGCATAGTGTCGCTGCTACTCATCCTGGAGGCGGAGAAACAGGAGACCCTGATCGAGAGTCTGTGTGAGAAGCTGGTCAAGTcccgagagggagagaggccttcCCTCAGGATGCAGCT GCTGAGTAACCTGTTCCATGGTATGGATGAGACAGCCCCAGTGAGgtacacagtctactgcagcctCATCAAGGTAGCAACCACCTGCAACGCCATCGCTTTCATCCCCACGGACCTCGACCAG GTGCGTAAGTGGATCACAGACTGGAACCTGAACACAGAGAAGAAACACACACTGCTAAGGCTGGTGTACGAGGCCCTGGTCGAATGTAAGAAGAG CGAGGCTGCAGCTAAGGTGATGGTGGAGCTGCTGGGGAGTTACACAGAGGACAACGCCTCACAAGCACGCGTTGATGCccacag ATGCATTGTACGAGCCCTGAAAGACCCCAACACCTTCCTGTTGGACCACCTCCTGGCCCTCAAACCTGTCCGCTTCCTAGAGGGAGAACTCCTCCACGAT CTCCTAACCATCTTTGTGAGTGCAAAGCTAGCTGCCTACGTGAAGTTTTACCAGAGCAACAAAGACTTCATCGATTCCCTCG GTCTGAACCATGAGCAGAACATGGCTAAGATGTGTCTGCTGACGTTCATGGGCATGGCGGTGGAGTTTAAAGAGATCTCCTTTGACACCATGCAGCAGGAGCTGCAGTTAGAAGAAGACCAAGTAGAAGCCTTCGTCATCGACG CCGTTCGGACTAAGATGGTGTACTGCAAGATTGACCAGACACAGCGAAAGGTTATCGTGAG CCACAGCACACACCGCACCTTCGGcaagcagcagtggcagcagctcTACGACAGTCTCAGCTCCTGGAAGGGCAATTTGGCAACTGTGAAGACTAGCCTCCAGACCCTGTCCCCCTCCGCctaa